The nucleotide window GGCCAGGGCCGTGACAGTCAGCTCGCCGCCGTCCGTCAGGGCATCCAGGGCGTAGCACTGGGTCACGGAGAGCCCGTGGCAGCAGATGGCGTTCCGGTCGCGGAACTGGTAGCGCCGCGACAGCTCCTTCGTGATCCGGTGCATCCGTTCGGCCGCGGCCGTGACCTCGTCCATAGCCCCCTCAGAGATTAGTTGTATCTTACAAGTAATCTCTCCCACCCCCCGGTGTCAAGGAAAATCTCGGGGAGCCGTGGAGGGGAGCCGGTGGGTTTCAGCGAGCAGGGATGATCACGCCCGCTCCAGGCCGTCGCCGGAGGGGGGGAGCCGTCAGGGCCGGCAAGGCGAGGCCACCCTCAATCCCCATCCCTGCCCCGCTCCCAGCGGCGGCGGGCGTAGTAGCACCGATCGCAGAATCCGCGCCGGGGATCCTCAGCGTCAATCCACATGTCGAGCGCCGGGAACAGTTCTCGACATCCCTGGCAGGGAAGGCGGTCTTGCCGCTCCCGGGTCGGGCGGGCCGGGGCCACGACGCTCCGGGGAAGGACCGGCTGGACGAGGACGCGGCCGTCCGCCAGGGTGCGGACCGCCAGGGTCTGGCTTCCCCAGCGGACGACGTACGCGCGCCCCGGGCGCCCCCGCATCCTGGTCATGCCTAGAAGAAGCCCCGGCCGAGCCCCCGAACCTGGATGAGCTCCCGGTCCGGCAGCTTCAGGCAAGTCAGCTTGCCCCCGTACACGCAGCCGGTGTCGATCCCGATCCGGTCCTCCCGCATCAGGACCTCCCGCATCGGGGTATGGCCGAAGACGACCGGCTTCTCAAAGCGGCCAATGAAGTGGAAGAACTCGTGCCGGATCCAGACCAGGTCCTCCAGGGTCTGCCGGTCCAGGGGGACCAGCGGCCGGATCCCCGCATGCACGAAGAGGAAGTCCGGTGTGTCGTAGTAGGGGCGGAGGTTCTTGAAGAAGGTGAGATGGGCTTCCGGAATGACGGGCGACTCCCCATAGGACCGGAGGGTCTCCTCCCCCCCGTTGAGGAGATAGAGGGCCTCCTGCTTTCCTTCCAGGTAGTCCAGCAGCATCTTCTCGTGGTTCCCGATCAGGAAGGTGGTCCGCCCCGGCAGCTCCCGCACCAGCTCCACCACCTCCCGAGACTGGGGCCCCCGGTCGATGTAATCGCCGATGAAGACCAGCTCGTCCGCGGAGCCGGGCCCGATCTTGTCCAGGAGGCGCTGCAGCGGGATGAGACACCCGTGCACGTCCCCGATGACATAGCGGGTCCCACCCGCTGCGCTCCCCTCGCTCATCATCCCTCCCGCGGGCCCCGCGCCGGCGCCCGTGCCGCCCTACTCTACGGGAAACGTCGGAGAGGGGTCAAGGCGAGCGGGAGCTGGCGGCAGAAAAAGCACACCCCGG belongs to Candidatus Methylomirabilis sp. and includes:
- a CDS encoding metallophosphoesterase family protein, with the protein product MSEGSAAGGTRYVIGDVHGCLIPLQRLLDKIGPGSADELVFIGDYIDRGPQSREVVELVRELPGRTTFLIGNHEKMLLDYLEGKQEALYLLNGGEETLRSYGESPVIPEAHLTFFKNLRPYYDTPDFLFVHAGIRPLVPLDRQTLEDLVWIRHEFFHFIGRFEKPVVFGHTPMREVLMREDRIGIDTGCVYGGKLTCLKLPDRELIQVRGLGRGFF